The following proteins are co-located in the Salinigranum halophilum genome:
- a CDS encoding Htur_1727 family rSAM-partnered candidate RiPP, translating to MSDGETTRSRGDEPRHDGIDEWEVFLRTEPTDPLCHAGSVTAPTADAAHEHAGALFADAESIWLCPTHEVARFTTRALDANTDDRDTERAADADRSPEVRS from the coding sequence ATGTCCGACGGTGAGACCACTCGCTCACGGGGAGACGAACCACGACACGACGGCATCGACGAGTGGGAGGTGTTCCTCCGAACCGAACCCACCGACCCGCTCTGTCACGCCGGGAGCGTGACCGCACCGACCGCCGACGCGGCACACGAACACGCCGGAGCCCTGTTCGCCGACGCCGAGAGCATCTGGCTCTGCCCGACCCACGAGGTCGCCCGGTTCACGACGCGGGCACTGGATGCGAACACCGACGACCGCGACACGGAACGTGCGGCCGACGCCGACCGGTCGCCGGAGGTCAGGTCATGA